AATATAGGTCGATAAATGGATAGGGTATATTCCTTGTTTATGACAGGATCTTTCCTAAAACTTGTTCTCATAGGACTGCCTGTTATATCACGTTTAGATAAATATCCTATACCCGTTGAAAAGTCCGACTTATTTCCGGCTTTTGTGGGCCCCAGATATAATTCCTTGCCATTGAGAAGTTTATAAACATATACATATAATATATTTCTTTTTGATCCAAGTATGTTGGACATTAATTTGTATACATCGTCAACCTTATCAGTAAACTCGAGATTATCTTCATCGGGGTTTGAAAGGTATTCCTGAAGACTTTTGTCATTTATAATATTATCCGGGGTACTCTCAATATTTTTAAGATAGTCCTCCAGATTCAGTGTGTTCTGTTCCAGTTGTTGCATTGTCATGTTCTTTGCCTGCTCTTTTATTGATCGGCTTGTAATCGTGTATGAGCAAGCCACTACAATCAAAACTGTGATACAAATCGTTATTACAAGAAAATACGTAATTTTCGATCGGAATGTCAAATTTCTTATTGTTTTTTTTACTGACTGTAATAACCAATTTTTCATATCCTCACCTGTTACTGATTATAGTATTGTTTTGTAATCTTTTCCAATTGCTCGGCTGCTCTTTTTGGGTCTTCCCCTCCGAATATACGTCGTGAAAGAATTAAATGAGCTTCCGACAGCTTTGGAGGAAGGTACTGGTCATACCAGAATTGAACATTTGGAGATTGATTTATATAACCCAATATTTCATTAATCAAAGGATCTTCTATGTCCAGATCCTTGACAGGCGGTATTTTTCCTGCATCTATACGCTTTTTTACTGCGGTATCATCAATTAAGTACTTTATAAGCTCAAAGGCTTTATCAGGATACTCGCACGAACTGGCAACGGAGTAATAATTATCCCCAAGTGTTCCGATAGTATTACAGGGATCACCTTTTCCCCCTGGAATTGAAGGAAATGGAAATACTCCTACCTTTTCCACAAAATCAGGCTTTTCGTATCTGACATTACTTATAAACCAACTACCGGCCAATGTCATACACGCTGAATTATTATACAAAAGATTTCTGGAATCTCCGGCATCTTCGTCCATCCAGTTGAAGCCTTTTGGGAAAGCCCCCATATTTACAAGCTCCTGCACCATTTTCCCAGCTTGCACAAATACATCGTTATCAAATGAACCATTATTTTTTCTGTTTGCTGCATTGTCAAAAACAGAAGGCCCCCCAAGGCGATCTACAAAATACATGTAGAACATCGACCCTGTCCAGGCGGTTCTGTTTGCGAGTGCAAATGGGATGTATTGCTTTTGCCTTAATTTAACTATTATATCCTTGAGCTCATCAAAAGTCTTTGGTTCGGATAACTTCAAGGCATTAAAGATGTCTTTGTTATAGAATATAAGAGCTATTGACATATTTTCAACAGGAACACCCCATATTCCGTTCT
This region of Clostridium sp. BNL1100 genomic DNA includes:
- a CDS encoding extracellular solute-binding protein, which gives rise to MKKIFKALIILIIVLIISGCFYDGDNVLVKPNPSKKQLTLYTIQGDSSVNQVIADSVYRFEKDNSSFEVVHELIPNDLYKNRLSVCVATNQMPDVFPTWSGGILKQYISIGGVVNLEKYMKTDNYSLKFNDKALKMVTDENGIWGVPVENMSIALIFYNKDIFNALKLSEPKTFDELKDIIVKLRQKQYIPFALANRTAWTGSMFYMYFVDRLGGPSVFDNAANRKNNGSFDNDVFVQAGKMVQELVNMGAFPKGFNWMDEDAGDSRNLLYNNSACMTLAGSWFISNVRYEKPDFVEKVGVFPFPSIPGGKGDPCNTIGTLGDNYYSVASSCEYPDKAFELIKYLIDDTAVKKRIDAGKIPPVKDLDIEDPLINEILGYINQSPNVQFWYDQYLPPKLSEAHLILSRRIFGGEDPKRAAEQLEKITKQYYNQ